Proteins from a single region of Roseofilum casamattae BLCC-M143:
- a CDS encoding Uma2 family endonuclease — MVVQVPPQSKPLWLQLPQELTLRVTSEQFAMLAAANRELGFERTATGELIVTPPTGSETGHRNLKLSYFLARWIEEEGGHGLAFDSSSGFELPNGANRSPDASWLPQERWDALTPEQRKGFAPLCPDFVVELRSETDTLKELRAKMQEYLENGAQLGWLIDPKNKRVEIYRPGQAVEVLENPMRLSGEPVLPGFTLTLKRVWA; from the coding sequence ATGGTTGTCCAAGTTCCCCCTCAATCCAAACCCCTATGGCTCCAACTTCCCCAGGAATTGACCCTGCGCGTGACATCGGAGCAGTTTGCGATGCTCGCTGCGGCGAATCGCGAACTTGGATTTGAGAGAACTGCAACAGGAGAATTGATCGTGACACCACCAACAGGTAGTGAAACTGGCCATCGCAACTTGAAACTCAGTTATTTCCTCGCCCGGTGGATTGAAGAAGAAGGAGGTCATGGTTTGGCTTTTGATTCTTCGAGTGGGTTTGAACTCCCTAATGGAGCAAACCGATCTCCCGATGCTTCATGGTTACCTCAAGAGCGTTGGGATGCTCTGACCCCAGAGCAACGCAAGGGTTTTGCCCCCCTGTGTCCCGACTTTGTGGTGGAATTGCGATCGGAAACTGATACTCTCAAGGAACTGCGGGCAAAGATGCAGGAATATTTGGAGAATGGAGCGCAGTTAGGTTGGTTAATTGACCCAAAAAATAAGCGGGTGGAAATTTATCGTCCGGGTCAAGCGGTTGAGGTGTTAGAGAATCCGATGAGATTATCTGGGGAGCCGGTTTTGCCAGGGTTTACACTGACGCTGAAGCGGGTTTGGGCATGA
- the folE gene encoding GTP cyclohydrolase I FolE, which translates to MTVSISPDDIRKQALLTEPKAPVSDEEMRQAVRTLLLGLGEDPDREGLRDTPKRVVKALKFLTSGYNQSLDELLNGAVFHENTNEMVLVRDIDLFSSCEHHILPILGRAHVAYIPNGKVIGLSKIARICEMYGRRLQVQERLTQQIANALQGLLQPQGVAVVVEASHMCMVMRGVQKPGSWTVTSSMQGVFAEDTSARQEFMNLIRHSPSLH; encoded by the coding sequence ATGACCGTATCCATTTCACCCGACGATATCCGCAAGCAAGCTCTCCTGACGGAACCCAAAGCTCCCGTCTCGGACGAGGAAATGCGGCAAGCGGTTCGCACCTTGCTCCTCGGTTTAGGGGAAGATCCCGATCGCGAAGGACTGCGCGACACGCCCAAACGAGTCGTGAAAGCACTGAAATTTCTCACCTCTGGTTATAACCAATCCCTGGATGAATTGTTGAATGGGGCTGTATTCCACGAAAATACCAACGAAATGGTATTGGTGCGCGATATTGACTTGTTTAGCTCCTGCGAACACCATATCCTGCCGATTTTAGGACGCGCCCACGTCGCCTACATTCCCAATGGCAAAGTTATTGGTTTATCTAAGATTGCCCGAATTTGTGAAATGTACGGTCGTCGCTTGCAAGTGCAAGAACGGCTGACTCAACAAATTGCTAATGCATTGCAAGGACTATTGCAACCGCAAGGAGTTGCCGTGGTAGTAGAAGCGAGCCACATGTGTATGGTCATGCGCGGAGTACAAAAACCGGGTTCCTGGACCGTCACCAGTTCCATGCAAGGAGTGTTTGCAGAGGATACCAGTGCCCGTCAGGAGTTTATGAATTTAATTCGACATAGCCCATCGTTGCACTGA
- a CDS encoding GNAT family N-acetyltransferase: protein MNHSEKKIIKNIHFLAFGEEEGEEIAKLAEDFLKLPETISISVKRDRKIVGNVLFTPFAFKDSPERKCYLLAPLGVLPEYQRQGVGKELIETGIKHLKSIGTDAIFVLGVPTYYPQYGFVATDKQTPYPDLLTMPEAWMMLELNAGSGNHLSGETIAVEPFMHPTYWDTSGRR from the coding sequence GTGAATCATTCCGAGAAAAAAATTATCAAAAATATTCATTTTTTAGCATTTGGTGAAGAAGAAGGAGAGGAAATCGCTAAACTTGCAGAAGATTTCCTCAAATTGCCAGAAACTATTTCAATCAGCGTCAAGCGCGATCGGAAGATTGTCGGTAATGTACTCTTTACCCCATTTGCATTTAAAGATAGCCCTGAAAGGAAGTGTTACTTGCTAGCACCTCTTGGTGTGTTACCCGAGTATCAACGACAGGGTGTGGGTAAAGAGCTGATTGAAACCGGAATTAAACACCTTAAATCTATTGGAACAGATGCTATTTTCGTACTAGGAGTGCCAACATATTATCCACAATATGGATTTGTAGCAACAGATAAACAAACACCATATCCTGACCTTCTGACAATGCCAGAAGCGTGGATGATGCTTGAACTGAATGCGGGGTCTGGGAATCACCTAAGCGGCGAAACTATTGCTGTAGAACCGTTTATGCATCCCACCTATTGGGATACATCAGGACGTAGATAA
- a CDS encoding MerR family transcriptional regulator, whose amino-acid sequence MPKLLQIGELAKQTGLSIRTLRYYDQIGLLVPSHRTEAEYRLYSEADIARLQQILSLRQLGFALKEVRECLENPDFSLPNAIDLHLAQLQEQMAVSQLLFAKLSSLSRQLQTSQAVAVDDLLQIMENLTMTQQYLTQEQNDLLEARLNQEQTEWLHFLEQVRSQIAQGRDLNSPEVQQLARYWRDGIVSFVGGDLKLYEALAQTYQKEGAEAASWGTLDAPTLDYILKAVALLSVREEMVGFSLDRLTSEAREVLTRGQESMRELHLNWFGTEGLLLGLLAIETSSAAQALKNHGVDFIIAQNLFRNWLAKCTVPATKIPAEIPFTPRAYRVLELTAEQAKQQGHKQINPQDLLLGILQEGETGGGMAMRVLQECGVDCQQLKQQLSSV is encoded by the coding sequence ATGCCAAAGCTGTTACAAATCGGGGAGTTGGCAAAACAAACCGGACTATCTATCCGAACCTTGAGGTACTACGACCAGATTGGCTTGCTGGTGCCCTCGCACCGCACTGAGGCGGAGTATCGACTGTATAGCGAAGCAGACATTGCACGGCTACAGCAAATTCTGTCGTTGAGACAGTTGGGTTTTGCACTCAAGGAAGTTCGCGAGTGTTTGGAGAATCCCGACTTCTCTCTACCTAATGCGATCGATCTGCATTTGGCGCAACTCCAAGAGCAGATGGCTGTGTCGCAGTTGCTCTTTGCCAAGCTCAGCAGCCTATCCCGACAACTCCAGACCTCTCAAGCGGTTGCGGTTGACGATCTCTTACAGATAATGGAAAACCTCACCATGACTCAACAATATTTGACTCAAGAACAAAACGATTTGCTTGAAGCTCGATTGAATCAGGAGCAGACCGAGTGGCTCCATTTTCTGGAGCAGGTGCGATCGCAGATTGCCCAAGGTCGCGACCTCAATTCTCCAGAGGTACAGCAACTGGCCAGGTACTGGCGTGATGGTATCGTGTCATTTGTCGGTGGTGACCTAAAACTCTATGAAGCCCTTGCCCAGACCTATCAGAAAGAAGGAGCTGAAGCCGCGAGCTGGGGTACATTAGATGCCCCCACGCTGGACTATATTCTCAAGGCAGTGGCGCTACTGTCAGTTCGAGAAGAAATGGTCGGGTTTTCGTTGGATCGCTTGACCTCAGAAGCCCGTGAAGTGTTGACTCGAGGACAGGAAAGTATGCGGGAGCTACATCTTAATTGGTTCGGTACAGAAGGGCTACTTTTAGGATTGCTAGCGATCGAAACATCCTCAGCAGCACAAGCTCTGAAAAACCACGGAGTGGACTTCATTATTGCGCAAAACCTCTTCCGCAACTGGTTAGCTAAATGTACTGTTCCTGCGACAAAAATTCCAGCAGAAATTCCGTTTACGCCCCGTGCTTACCGGGTGCTGGAGCTAACTGCCGAACAGGCAAAACAGCAAGGTCACAAACAGATAAATCCCCAAGATCTACTGCTCGGCATTTTGCAAGAAGGCGAGACGGGTGGTGGTATGGCCATGCGCGTTTTACAAGAGTGCGGAGTAGACTGTCAGCAGTTAAAGCAGCAGCTTAGCAGTGTCTGA
- a CDS encoding Uma2 family endonuclease, producing MFAAIELKTDRKIWTDEEFMSLPQEGHRYEIVNGELVDMGNSGALHGNLAIILSSALFAIVNAQKLGALFDSSTAFKMKNGNKRSPDISFFAKERLQGMTELPTGFLEGAPDLAVEILSPGNTVEETEAKITEYFDNGARLVWVISPTQHYVLVYRSAQEPDRLLKTIDALDGEEVIPGFTLPVADLFQQLSF from the coding sequence ATGTTTGCTGCAATTGAATTAAAAACCGATCGCAAGATCTGGACAGATGAAGAATTTATGTCCCTGCCCCAAGAAGGTCATCGCTATGAAATTGTGAATGGAGAGTTAGTCGATATGGGAAATTCAGGCGCATTACATGGCAATCTTGCCATTATCCTCAGTTCTGCTCTCTTTGCTATTGTCAATGCCCAAAAACTAGGAGCTTTGTTTGACTCCAGCACTGCCTTCAAAATGAAAAACGGCAATAAGCGATCGCCCGATATTTCCTTCTTTGCCAAAGAGCGTTTGCAAGGTATGACTGAATTGCCAACTGGCTTTCTAGAAGGCGCACCCGATCTTGCAGTAGAAATTTTATCCCCCGGCAATACAGTAGAGGAAACAGAAGCGAAAATTACTGAGTATTTTGACAATGGTGCCCGCTTAGTTTGGGTAATTAGCCCAACACAGCACTATGTACTGGTCTATCGCTCTGCCCAAGAACCCGATCGCCTACTCAAAACAATCGATGCTCTCGATGGAGAAGAGGTGATTCCCGGATTCACCTTACCCGTGGCCGATCTATTTCAACAACTCTCGTTCTAA
- a CDS encoding PEP-CTERM sorting domain-containing protein gives MARSFQYFAITCVGFIGLNLYHSAQAADLVLFSDSFESGLSQWVGKSGGSHSGQIITDPLNPINQVLNFTALTGGGDVFSSLPLLSDSGSYRLSFDYLGIAQPGSIAGDLGGFAGYSFGLPGSHTWLAGTSGASGVNPVLADDGTWNSYAFEFTTANAVRIMLEDFGGSEGVAGDAYFDNVRLEAVGVSANVPEPSSILAFGIFGGSLLTLRRKQR, from the coding sequence ATGGCTAGATCGTTTCAGTATTTTGCTATTACTTGTGTTGGTTTTATTGGGCTGAATTTATATCACTCCGCCCAGGCTGCCGATCTAGTTTTGTTCTCCGACAGTTTTGAATCAGGTTTGTCACAGTGGGTTGGGAAAAGTGGTGGATCTCATTCCGGTCAAATTATCACAGATCCATTGAATCCTATAAATCAAGTTTTGAATTTTACTGCACTCACTGGAGGAGGTGACGTATTCAGTTCACTACCTCTTTTGAGTGATTCGGGGAGTTACCGTCTATCTTTTGATTATCTTGGCATAGCTCAGCCAGGAAGTATTGCAGGCGATTTGGGTGGTTTTGCAGGATATAGTTTTGGCTTACCAGGATCGCATACTTGGCTAGCAGGTACTTCCGGAGCATCTGGGGTAAATCCTGTTCTTGCAGATGATGGGACTTGGAATTCATATGCATTTGAATTTACAACTGCAAATGCCGTTCGTATTATGCTTGAGGACTTTGGGGGTTCTGAAGGGGTAGCAGGAGATGCTTATTTTGATAATGTAAGGCTAGAGGCAGTTGGAGTTTCAGCCAATGTTCCCGAGCCATCGTCTATCTTGGCTTTTGGCATTTTTGGTGGGAGCTTATTAACGTTACGTCGCAAACAAAGGTAA
- the puuE gene encoding allantoinase PuuE: MTYPRDLIGYGQNPPHPEWPNNARLALQFVINYEEGGENCILHGDPASEAFLSESVGTAPLLGVRNLNMESMYEYGSRAGFWRLHRLFMERSLPVTVYAVAMALERNPEAGKAMVEAGWEIASHGYRWIDYQYVGAETEREHIRKAIAIQTEVTGSRPLGFYQGRLSPNTRRLVVEEGGFLYDADSYADDLPYWVHDYGKPHLVIPYTLDNNDMRFATYAGFNSGDQFFAYLRDAFDVLYQEGETSPKMMSVGLHCRLAGRPGRTAALARFLDYVQGCDRIWICRRVDIARHWHQHHFPKGI, encoded by the coding sequence ATGACTTACCCCCGCGATCTCATTGGCTACGGCCAGAACCCACCCCATCCTGAATGGCCGAATAATGCTCGATTAGCACTGCAGTTTGTCATCAATTATGAGGAAGGGGGCGAGAACTGTATTTTGCATGGCGATCCAGCATCGGAAGCGTTTTTGTCGGAGTCTGTGGGTACAGCACCCTTACTCGGCGTTCGCAATCTCAATATGGAATCCATGTACGAGTATGGGAGCAGGGCTGGCTTTTGGCGGTTGCATCGCTTATTCATGGAGCGATCGCTCCCCGTCACTGTCTATGCCGTAGCCATGGCCCTGGAACGCAACCCGGAAGCGGGTAAAGCCATGGTGGAGGCCGGTTGGGAGATCGCCAGTCACGGGTATCGCTGGATTGATTATCAATATGTGGGTGCAGAAACCGAGCGCGAGCATATTCGCAAGGCGATCGCGATCCAGACTGAAGTCACTGGCAGTCGCCCCCTCGGGTTTTACCAGGGTCGCTTAAGTCCCAATACCCGTCGTTTAGTCGTCGAGGAAGGTGGGTTTCTGTACGATGCCGACAGCTATGCCGACGATCTACCCTACTGGGTACATGACTATGGCAAGCCTCATCTCGTCATTCCCTATACCCTCGATAATAATGACATGCGCTTTGCAACCTATGCGGGTTTTAACTCCGGCGATCAGTTTTTTGCCTATCTCCGGGATGCCTTTGACGTGCTCTATCAGGAAGGGGAGACCAGCCCAAAAATGATGAGTGTCGGATTACACTGCCGCTTGGCCGGCCGTCCTGGCAGAACGGCGGCATTGGCAAGATTCTTAGATTACGTGCAAGGCTGCGATCGCATTTGGATTTGCCGTCGAGTCGATATCGCTCGCCATTGGCATCAACATCACTTTCCTAAAGGAATTTAA
- a CDS encoding element excision factor XisI family protein, whose protein sequence is MESRYRYLNILETIIRDYYNWVNDANNDTDEYCLIIDRERGYFLLHSISWEGDRRYDRTMIFVRLKNDKIWIETDETKRGITPDLLQAGIPNTEIVLGFLPPSKRPLSDFALC, encoded by the coding sequence ATGGAATCCCGATATCGCTACCTAAATATCCTCGAAACCATCATCCGCGATTACTACAACTGGGTGAATGATGCCAATAATGATACTGACGAATATTGTTTGATTATTGACCGGGAGCGAGGTTATTTTCTGTTGCATAGTATTAGTTGGGAAGGCGATCGCCGTTACGACCGCACGATGATTTTTGTTCGTCTGAAAAACGATAAAATCTGGATTGAAACCGACGAAACCAAGCGTGGAATCACCCCCGATCTATTGCAAGCGGGAATTCCCAACACTGAGATTGTTCTCGGCTTCCTGCCCCCCTCCAAACGTCCCCTATCTGACTTTGCACTTTGTTAA
- the hemB gene encoding porphobilinogen synthase has protein sequence MSSSPISSPPLDRVADTTEAASEHSTANLPLIHRPRRLRRTDTLRRMVRETMLTVDDLIYPLFVMEGEGKQQEVPSMPGCFRYSLDLLLVEVKEAWDLGIGAIALFPLVPDSQKDNVGTESYNPEGLIPRAIRAIKQAVPQMTVITDVALDPYSSEGHDGIVENGQILNDETVAVLVKQALMHAEAGADIVAPSDMMDGRVGAIRQGLDAEGWINVGILAYSAKYASAYYGPFRDALDSAPKFGDKKTYQMDAANAREALKEVALDIAEGADIVMVKPALAYLDIISRIKQHTNLPVAAYNVSGEYAMLKAAAQQGWIDEEKVMLETLTSMKRAGADLILTYFAKAVALALRG, from the coding sequence ATGTCATCCTCACCAATTTCGTCTCCGCCACTCGATCGCGTAGCAGATACCACTGAAGCTGCATCCGAACATAGCACCGCGAACCTCCCCCTCATACACCGTCCCCGTCGCCTGCGTCGTACCGATACCCTGCGGCGCATGGTACGCGAAACCATGCTGACGGTAGACGATCTGATTTATCCGCTGTTTGTGATGGAAGGAGAAGGAAAGCAGCAAGAAGTTCCTTCAATGCCCGGTTGCTTCCGCTATTCTCTCGATTTGTTATTGGTTGAAGTAAAGGAGGCTTGGGATCTCGGAATTGGGGCGATCGCGCTCTTCCCCCTCGTTCCCGACAGCCAAAAAGACAACGTCGGCACCGAAAGCTACAATCCCGAAGGCTTAATTCCCCGTGCGATCCGCGCCATCAAGCAGGCTGTACCGCAAATGACGGTCATTACTGATGTGGCACTCGACCCTTACAGCAGTGAGGGACACGATGGCATTGTAGAAAACGGGCAAATTCTGAATGATGAAACCGTTGCCGTGTTGGTGAAGCAAGCTCTGATGCACGCAGAAGCAGGAGCTGATATCGTGGCTCCATCTGACATGATGGACGGGCGCGTGGGAGCCATTCGCCAAGGACTGGACGCAGAAGGATGGATTAATGTGGGCATTCTTGCCTATTCCGCTAAATATGCCTCGGCTTACTACGGACCATTCCGCGATGCTCTAGATTCGGCTCCCAAGTTTGGCGATAAGAAAACCTATCAAATGGATGCGGCAAATGCCAGAGAAGCGCTAAAGGAAGTGGCACTCGATATTGCCGAAGGGGCAGACATCGTGATGGTCAAACCCGCTCTGGCTTATCTGGATATCATTAGTCGCATTAAGCAACATACGAATCTTCCCGTTGCCGCTTATAACGTCAGTGGGGAATATGCCATGCTCAAAGCCGCAGCACAGCAGGGTTGGATTGACGAAGAAAAGGTAATGCTAGAAACCCTAACGAGTATGAAACGGGCAGGTGCCGATCTAATTTTGACCTATTTCGCGAAAGCTGTTGCCTTGGCATTGCGAGGTTAA
- the thrS gene encoding threonine--tRNA ligase yields the protein MVSSTQSPQKNLPPRDDRQTLLRIRHTCAHILAMAVQTLFPETKVTIGPWTETGFYYDFDRPTPFVPEDLEKIEAEMRRIVRANLPVIREVVDREDIRAEIATLQEPYKQEILDGIPGDEPITRYFIGSPDAGFTSHPEVEPSLIHPVAVPPTEVWWDLCAGPHLNFTGEIDPDAFALESVAGAYWRGDETKSQLQRIYGTAWETPDRLQAYLQQKEEAKRRDHRKLGQALDLFSIQEDAGGGLVLWHPKGARMRLAIEDYWRSAHLAAGYDLLYTPHVANLDLWKTSGHVDFYRENMFDPIEVEAQQYQLKPMNCPFHVLTYQNTLHSYRELPLRWAELGTVYRYERSGVLHGLMRVRGFTQDDAHIFCLPEQVAQEILGVLNLTEKILSDFGFPEYEVNLSTRPAKSVGADDIWELATDALVEALNTKGWEYVTDEGGGAFYGPKIDIKIKDAIGRLWQCSTIQVDFNLPERFDMNYVAADGSRQRPIMIHRAIFGSLERFFGILVENYAGDFPLWLAPVQVRLLAVSDAQRPYAEDTARKLQEHGFRVEIDGSGDRLGKQIRTAELEKIPVVAVVGKREVNSETLSIRTRLNGDLGALTVSEVVEKLQGAIAQKSAC from the coding sequence ATGGTGAGTTCAACCCAGTCTCCCCAAAAAAACTTGCCCCCTCGGGACGATCGACAGACCTTGCTGCGAATTCGGCATACCTGTGCCCATATCTTGGCAATGGCAGTGCAGACCTTATTCCCCGAAACCAAAGTTACGATCGGTCCCTGGACAGAGACTGGGTTCTACTACGATTTCGATCGCCCCACACCCTTCGTCCCTGAAGACTTAGAGAAAATTGAAGCAGAAATGCGGCGGATCGTTCGTGCCAACCTGCCCGTCATCCGAGAAGTCGTAGATCGGGAAGACATTCGGGCGGAAATTGCCACGCTCCAAGAACCCTACAAGCAAGAAATTCTGGACGGTATTCCCGGCGACGAACCCATTACTCGCTACTTCATCGGCTCCCCTGATGCTGGGTTTACCTCCCATCCAGAGGTCGAACCCTCCTTGATTCATCCCGTTGCCGTGCCCCCGACAGAGGTATGGTGGGATCTTTGTGCCGGACCTCATCTCAACTTTACCGGAGAGATTGACCCCGATGCCTTTGCTCTGGAAAGCGTAGCGGGAGCCTACTGGCGCGGGGACGAGACCAAGTCCCAGTTGCAGCGCATCTATGGTACGGCCTGGGAAACCCCCGATCGACTGCAAGCCTATCTACAGCAGAAAGAAGAAGCCAAGCGCCGCGATCATCGGAAGCTGGGGCAAGCGTTGGATTTGTTCAGCATTCAAGAAGATGCTGGAGGTGGGTTGGTGCTCTGGCATCCGAAGGGCGCGCGGATGCGGTTGGCGATCGAGGATTACTGGCGTTCGGCCCATCTGGCAGCAGGTTACGATCTGTTGTATACCCCCCATGTGGCGAATTTGGACTTGTGGAAGACTTCGGGGCATGTGGATTTCTACCGGGAGAATATGTTCGATCCCATTGAAGTTGAGGCGCAACAGTATCAGCTCAAACCCATGAATTGCCCGTTCCACGTGTTGACCTATCAAAACACATTGCATTCCTATCGCGAGCTGCCGCTCCGCTGGGCCGAGTTGGGAACGGTGTATCGTTACGAGCGATCGGGGGTATTACACGGACTGATGCGGGTGCGGGGCTTTACCCAAGATGACGCTCACATCTTTTGTCTCCCAGAACAGGTGGCGCAGGAAATTTTGGGAGTGCTCAATCTGACGGAGAAAATTTTGTCGGACTTTGGGTTTCCCGAGTATGAGGTCAATCTTTCGACTCGTCCGGCCAAGTCGGTGGGAGCGGATGATATTTGGGAACTGGCCACCGATGCTTTAGTGGAAGCTTTGAATACTAAGGGTTGGGAGTATGTGACTGATGAAGGTGGGGGCGCATTTTACGGTCCCAAAATCGATATCAAAATTAAGGATGCGATCGGGCGGCTCTGGCAATGTTCGACCATTCAGGTGGATTTCAACCTGCCGGAACGCTTTGATATGAACTATGTGGCGGCAGATGGCTCGCGCCAGCGTCCGATTATGATTCATCGGGCTATTTTTGGATCTTTGGAGCGCTTTTTTGGCATTTTGGTGGAGAACTATGCGGGTGATTTTCCCCTGTGGTTAGCCCCCGTCCAAGTACGCTTGCTGGCAGTCAGCGATGCCCAGCGTCCCTATGCTGAGGACACTGCTCGAAAACTCCAAGAGCATGGCTTTCGGGTAGAGATCGATGGGAGTGGCGATCGCCTCGGCAAGCAAATTCGCACGGCTGAGTTGGAGAAGATCCCGGTGGTTGCGGTTGTGGGCAAGCGCGAGGTCAATTCCGAGACCTTAAGCATTCGTACCCGTCTGAACGGCGATCTGGGGGCGCTAACGGTGTCTGAGGTCGTCGAGAAATTGCAAGGGGCGATCGCTCAAAAGTCTGCCTGTTAG
- a CDS encoding peroxiredoxin-like family protein has translation MNPYTIFQETQCQRASDRATIPILSNCAGADRLLILVWSQLGDFDSLEYAWWLQREAETLQSLGITIRAVGIGDRDSGLKFCDYTGFPSEWLFVDPTAELHQKLELYPGLSLKFPGLSPGQNAWINLMLMCAGIASPGTLAEVFRGYRGDRQAPQLIDDRETIKATPLPALKGSFFNLAGGTGFQRPFELATLRLRNMSEVLGNWKTYVPDAAYMTQRGGTFLFDGGGNLLYEHRDRGILGFAENMSRPLSFLSLDSISINN, from the coding sequence ATGAATCCTTACACTATTTTCCAAGAAACTCAATGCCAAAGAGCGAGCGATCGCGCCACTATCCCAATTCTCAGTAATTGTGCAGGAGCCGATCGCCTTCTCATCTTAGTCTGGTCGCAATTGGGGGATTTCGATAGTCTCGAATATGCTTGGTGGTTGCAACGAGAAGCAGAAACACTGCAATCGCTGGGGATTACGATTCGGGCAGTGGGAATTGGCGATCGCGATTCGGGATTAAAATTTTGCGACTACACCGGATTTCCCTCAGAATGGCTATTTGTCGATCCCACAGCAGAACTGCACCAAAAATTAGAACTTTATCCAGGATTATCGTTAAAATTCCCCGGTTTATCTCCAGGACAAAATGCTTGGATCAACTTAATGTTAATGTGTGCCGGGATAGCCAGTCCGGGGACTTTAGCAGAAGTGTTTCGCGGTTATCGAGGCGATCGGCAAGCTCCCCAATTAATTGACGATCGAGAAACAATTAAGGCGACACCATTACCCGCTCTTAAAGGTTCGTTTTTCAACCTAGCAGGAGGGACTGGGTTTCAGCGTCCCTTTGAACTGGCAACCTTGCGACTGCGGAACATGAGCGAAGTGCTGGGAAACTGGAAAACTTATGTCCCCGATGCTGCATATATGACCCAACGAGGTGGCACTTTCTTGTTTGACGGTGGAGGAAATTTGCTCTACGAACATCGCGATCGGGGAATTCTCGGTTTTGCGGAAAATATGAGTCGTCCTCTGTCTTTTCTCTCCCTAGATTCAATATCAATTAATAATTAA
- a CDS encoding DUF29 domain-containing protein gives MLYETDIIQWVEQQVNLIRSQRYSEIDWVNIIEEIEDVSKRERDRFLSSIRLIIQHLLKWEYQPEKRSRSWEITIKRERNHLKRYLRDAPSLKRYWTDLSKVYGDGRADAANETGIDDWDFPEDCPYSPEQIQSDWFP, from the coding sequence ATGCTGTACGAAACTGACATCATCCAATGGGTAGAACAACAAGTTAACCTCATCCGATCGCAACGATATAGTGAAATAGATTGGGTTAATATTATAGAGGAGATAGAAGATGTGAGTAAGCGAGAACGAGACCGCTTTTTATCTTCCATTCGCTTAATAATTCAACATCTTTTAAAATGGGAATATCAACCAGAAAAACGATCTCGGTCTTGGGAAATCACCATCAAAAGAGAACGCAATCACCTGAAACGCTATCTGAGAGATGCTCCCAGCTTAAAGCGATACTGGACAGATCTATCAAAAGTATATGGTGATGGGAGAGCTGATGCGGCTAACGAAACCGGGATTGACGATTGGGATTTTCCAGAAGATTGTCCTTACTCCCCCGAACAAATTCAATCGGATTGGTTTCCCTAG